In Nicotiana tabacum cultivar K326 chromosome 2, ASM71507v2, whole genome shotgun sequence, the following proteins share a genomic window:
- the LOC107786189 gene encoding uncharacterized protein LOC107786189, translating to MRSSFIRPISCCAVSSCPSTSVKLQTPLFLRPSTFKTTLSDLKEWHLWAKSLASSVGSTFLDLDNGPDSDLLLRELNWLVEDALEQPKSLSHQTHNNYYDNATPVSIRTSLEELYMLWKQRVQERRPFQYVVGCEHWRDLVLSVQEGVLIPRPETELIVNLVEDAVKENEELREGLWADLGTGSGALAIGIARILATCGRVVATDLSPVAAAVASYNAQRYGLEEKVLVKQGSWFEPLRDDEGEFVGLVSNPPYIPSKDIGGLQAEVARHEPRLALDGGVSGMNDLIHLCDGTVSMLKPGGFFAFETNGEEQSKFLVHYIETKKQDSFSKVKMISDFAGIHRFITGFRGR from the exons ATGAGGTCGAGCTTCATTCGACCCATCTCATGTTGCGCTGTTTCTTCATGTCCATCAACCTCGGTCAAACTTCAAACGCCGCTATTTCTGAGGCCATCCACCTTCAAAACAACCTTATCAGACCTCAAGGAATGGCACCTTTGGGCTAAATCCCTAGCTTCTTCTGTGGGTTCCACTTTCTTGGACCTAGACAATGGTCCAGACTCCGACCTGTTACTCAGAGAGCTAAATTGGCTCGTTGAAGATGCACTCGAACAACCCAAATCACTCTCACACCAAACCCACAACAATTATTACGATAATGCCACCCCAGTTTCAATCAGAACATCTTTAGAAGAACTATATATGTTGTGGAAACAAAGGGTACAAGAAAGAAGGCCGTTTCAATATGTGGTGGGTTGTGAGCATTGGAGGGATTTGGTTTTGAGTGTACAAGAAGGGGTTTTAATACCAAGGCCTGAGACCGAGCTGATTGTGAACCTTGTGGAAGATGCTGTTAAGGAGAATGAGGAGTTAAGGGAAGGCCTATGGGCTGATTTAGGGACGGGAAGTGGTGCACTTGCTATTGGGATTGCAAGGATTTTGGCTACTTGTGGTAGAGTTGTTGCTACTGATTTAAGccctgttgctgctgctgttgcaTCTTATAATGCGCAGAGGTACGGTTTGGAG GAAAAAGTGTTGGTAAAGCAAGGATCCTGGTTTGAGCCATTGAGAGATGATGAAGGAGAATTTGTGGGACTGGTTAGTAACCCACCATATATTCCAAGCAAAGATATTGGTGGGCTACAAGCTGAAGTTGCTAGACATGAACCTAGACTAGCGTTGGATGGCGGAGTAAGTGGTATGAATGACCTTATCCATCTTTGTGATGGGACTGTTTCAATGTTGAAACCTGGTGGTTTCTTTGCATTTGAG ACAAATGGGGAAGAACAGAGCAAATTCTTAGTCCACTATATTGAGACTAAGAAACAAGACAGCTTTTCTAAAGTGAAGATGATATCAGATTTTGCTGGCATTCACAGATTTATAACTGGATTTAGAGGAAGATGA
- the LOC107786046 gene encoding uncharacterized protein LOC107786046, producing the protein MEDIGLFKQAWMWLQSKKDCYSVVRTAAGCFRDKIAIFIERHWPIVCCGCAKLGKGLFILFRYWKDCLVRGCRSFVGLGSAALLVIMWSCFLSLTSMSCLVYVLLSMGAAGAAVQYLGCTPGLFIVGLFAILVLWMYANFWITGVLFIVGGYLFSLNHARLVVLMATIYAIYCVKVRVGWLGVGVSINLAFLSNDLMNYLLQWCDSLSERPHVEDYKESESFTEDDFSTDYESSVPVDEPEKVHACKSKTFSDAASTSSVVTKQKEPPVKLVVREDGNSLIEMKRILDSADHYEALGVSRQKKTDAVLLKKEYRKKAMLVHPDKNMGSSLASESFKKLQCAYEVLSDAVKKRDYDEQLRKEESKSVMQRSASTSNQESSNYCAEESRRIHCTKCGNSHIWICTNRTKVKARWCQDCCQYHQAKDGDGWVEYKGSLVFNRPQKAEIPRAFVCAEGKIFDVSEWAICQGMACRPNTHRPSFHVNMVGLEKSNQRSNSSRYPWDLDAEMTDEDEEFELWLQQALASGLFCETPKRRKTWSPFKLNQMKGKKQWRRSS; encoded by the exons ATGGAGGATATTGGGTTATTTAAACAAGCTTGGATGTGGTTGCAATCAAAAAAGGATTGTTACTCTGTTGTGAGGACAGCTGCTGGCTGTTTTAGGGATAAAATTGCAATTTTTATTGAGCGGCATTGGCCAATCGTTTGCTGTGGGTGTGCAAAACTAGGAAAAGGGCTCTTTATCTTGTTCAGATACTGGAAGGATTGTTTAGTACGGGGATGTCGATCGTTTGTCGGGCTTGGATCCGCCGCGCTGCTGGTTATTATGTGGAGCTGTTTTCTAAGTTTAACATCGATGTCATGTCTGGTCTACGTGCTCCTTAGCATG GGTGCTGCAGGGGCTGCTGTTCAGTATTTGGGTTGCACTCCTGGGCTTTTCATTGTGGGGCTCTTTGCTATTCTAGTTTTGTGGATGTATGCCAACTTTTGGATTACTGGTGTATTGTTTATAGTTGGAG GTTATCTATTTTCTTTAAACCATGCAAGACTTGTGGTACTAATGGCTACCATATATGCTATTTATTGTGTTAAAGTTCGAGTTGGATGGCTTGGAGTTGGTGTCTCAATAAACCTCGCGTTCCTCTCCAATGACTTAATGAACTACTTACTCCAGTGGTGTGACAGTTTGAGTGAACGCCCACACGTTGAAGATTATAAAGAGTCTGAATCATTTACTGAGGATGACTTCTCCACAGATTATGAATCATCTGTTCCTGTGGATGAACCTGAAAAGGTTCACGCTTGCAAAAGCAAAACATTCAGCGATGCAGCTTCTACTTCATCAGTTGTAACCAAACAGAAAGAACCCCCTGTTAAGCTAGTAGTTAGAGAAGATGGAAATTCGCTTATCGAGATGAAGCGGATATTAGATAGTGCAGATCATTATGAAGCACTAGGGGTTTCTCGGCAAAAGAAAACTGATGCTGTGCTGTTGAAAAAAGAATATCGGAAAAAG GCAATGCTTGTGCACCCGGACAAAAACATGGGAAGTTCACTTGCCAGTGAATCATTTAAGAAACTTCAATGTGCATATGAG GTTctttctgatgcagtcaagaagCGAGACTATGATGAGCAACTCAGAAAGGAAGAGTCTAAGAGTGTAATGCAAAGATCAGCTAGCACTTCTAACCAG GAGTCCTCTAACTACTGCGCAGAAGAGTCGAGGCGTATCCATTGCACAAAATGTGGCAACTCGCACATTTGGATCTGCACCAATAGGACAAAGGTCAAGGCAAGATGGTGCCAG GATTGTTGTCAATATCATCAAGCCAAAGATGGAGATGGATGGGTAGAATACAAAGGATCATTGGTTTTTAATCGACCACAAAAG GCGGAGATACCTCGTGCATTCGTCTGTGCCGAGGGCAAGATATTCGATGTGTCAGAATGGGCCATATGTCAG GGTATGGCCTGTAGACCGAATACGCATAGGCCGAGTTTCCACGTAAACATGGTTGGATTAGAGAAATCAAACCAGAGATCCAACTCAAGCAGGTATCCCTGGGATTTGGATGCTGAGATGAcggatgaagatgaagaattcGAGCTGTGGCTCCAACAAGCTCTAGCTTCTGGACTTTTTTGCGAGACTCCGAAACGCAGAAAGACTTGGAGTCCTTTCAAGTTGAATCAGATGAAAGGAAAGAAGCAATGGAGAAGGTCTTCATAA